A genomic region of Desulfobacterales bacterium contains the following coding sequences:
- a CDS encoding class I adenylate-forming enzyme family protein: MNTTERLPLVNSYIDKWAKEQPDSIAMVQHEDGREITYKKFSVLIDFFAFKLMDMDIQKGDRVATQLVLLPEHMALMYACFKIGAIIAPLDVRLSENEVVRDINKIEAKAFFFLGQTPVRDFRMIGKAVQKGCPSVKHLVQFTADPKPGEIIQGAVSISDLMNKIRLVWLKLTDIFTGKLKKTYQQANTRTPALIIYTTGTTGEPKPAVLCHENIIVQNQILERGIDYKGDKKDFSILVNLPPSHVGCVTETFMTTMFLGGKAVLLRIFDVKATLEAIERHKIKVIGQIPTMFRMLWNFPEYKKYDLSSLDFVAYAGSAVDTTFLKKLSTMAPKFGTGIGMTENAGFATFTPAGISLEEMAGQVGRAFPDLAAVSVRKPMEADGSAGEELADGEIGEICYHPPIVFLGYYNQPEETKRAVSNEGILYTGDLGYFKQMGGYKALYLSGRKKFVVKQKGYNVFPGEVEEHIAQMEGVDAVEVIGMKHQLFDEGIFAFVRPLPNVSLKSEDVMAHCKSIASYKRPQHIEIWPSNKELPLTRSTKVDKLKLKEQAQLIVEQLRTKGKWDAIPEG; encoded by the coding sequence ATGAACACTACTGAAAGATTGCCGCTTGTTAATTCCTACATTGATAAATGGGCCAAAGAGCAGCCGGATTCGATAGCCATGGTTCAACATGAAGACGGCAGGGAAATCACCTATAAGAAGTTTAGCGTATTAATTGATTTTTTTGCATTCAAATTAATGGACATGGATATTCAAAAAGGAGACCGGGTGGCAACACAGCTGGTATTGCTTCCGGAACATATGGCGCTGATGTATGCCTGTTTTAAAATCGGGGCGATTATTGCCCCGCTGGATGTCCGCCTGAGTGAAAATGAAGTGGTCCGGGACATCAACAAGATTGAGGCCAAAGCCTTTTTCTTTTTAGGACAAACCCCTGTCCGTGATTTCAGGATGATTGGAAAAGCGGTTCAAAAGGGATGTCCGTCCGTAAAACATCTGGTGCAATTCACGGCTGATCCGAAACCCGGGGAGATTATCCAGGGGGCGGTAAGCATTTCCGATCTCATGAACAAGATCCGCCTGGTGTGGTTGAAACTGACGGATATATTCACAGGAAAACTTAAAAAAACATATCAACAGGCGAATACAAGAACCCCGGCATTAATCATTTATACCACCGGCACGACCGGAGAACCCAAACCGGCTGTGTTGTGCCATGAAAATATCATTGTTCAGAACCAGATACTGGAAAGGGGCATTGATTATAAAGGTGATAAAAAAGATTTTTCAATCCTTGTGAATCTTCCTCCGAGTCACGTGGGATGCGTCACGGAAACATTTATGACCACCATGTTTCTGGGCGGAAAAGCCGTTCTGCTGAGGATATTTGACGTCAAAGCCACCCTGGAAGCCATTGAACGCCATAAGATCAAGGTGATCGGGCAGATTCCCACCATGTTTCGAATGCTCTGGAATTTTCCGGAATATAAGAAATATGACCTTTCAAGCCTTGATTTTGTTGCTTATGCCGGATCGGCGGTTGACACGACTTTTCTAAAAAAACTGTCAACCATGGCCCCCAAATTCGGAACCGGCATCGGGATGACGGAAAACGCCGGCTTTGCGACCTTTACCCCTGCCGGTATATCCCTTGAGGAGATGGCAGGGCAGGTGGGGCGGGCCTTTCCTGATCTGGCCGCGGTATCTGTTCGAAAGCCCATGGAAGCGGACGGATCTGCGGGAGAAGAATTGGCGGATGGAGAGATCGGGGAAATCTGCTATCATCCGCCCATCGTGTTTTTAGGATATTATAATCAGCCCGAAGAAACAAAAAGGGCGGTTTCAAATGAAGGCATACTGTATACCGGAGATCTGGGATATTTTAAACAAATGGGCGGTTATAAAGCGTTGTATCTTTCCGGGCGAAAGAAATTTGTTGTCAAACAAAAAGGCTACAATGTCTTTCCGGGAGAGGTTGAAGAACATATTGCCCAAATGGAAGGCGTTGATGCTGTGGAAGTGATCGGCATGAAGCATCAGCTTTTTGACGAGGGAATTTTTGCCTTTGTCCGCCCGCTGCCGAACGTCAGCCTGAAAAGCGAGGATGTGATGGCGCACTGCAAATCCATCGCTTCCTATAAAAGACCGCAGCATATTGAAATATGGCCGTCCAATAAAGAGCTGCCGTTGACCCGGAGCACAAAAGTGGACAAGCTCAAATTAAAAGAACAGGCTCAATTAATTGTTGAACAGTTAAGGACGAAAGGGAAATGGGATGCAATCCCTGAAGGATGA